A region of the Candidatus Zixiibacteriota bacterium genome:
TAAGCGTTGACAATATCTGGTCACACAAGGCTTTTGCGGAGAAGCTCCAGATTAAATATCCGCTTTTGTCCGATTTCCACCCCAAAGGAGCAGTTGCCTCCAAATACGGGCTATATTTATCTGATCTCGGCATAACCAACCGGGCTACGGTGATAATAGATAAAGAAGGGATCGTTCGCTACGTTCAGGTTTATGATATCCCCCAGCAGAGGGAAAACAGCGAGCTTTTAAAGGTTTTAGAGGATTTAAAGTAGCCTATCTTTTAAGATTTTTGATATTTTATGTGGTCGTCGGGTCCCCTGACCCGACGGAAAACTTATATAAACTACCTTTGAAAATTAGGAATACGTTTTAAAACCTCATCTATCTGCTGGACTTTGAAGGGCTTTAGTAGAAATCCATCTGG
Encoded here:
- a CDS encoding peroxiredoxin, whose product is MPIKPGEKAPDFALKGHDDKEYKLSDFKGKNVVLAFYVADFSPVCSKENVCFVNDLKRFENLNAQIFSISVDNIWSHKAFAEKLQIKYPLLSDFHPKGAVASKYGLYLSDLGITNRATVIIDKEGIVRYVQVYDIPQQRENSELLKVLEDLK